Proteins from one Faecalibacterium sp. I3-3-33 genomic window:
- a CDS encoding copper homeostasis protein CutC has product MNYTLEVCVDSTASALAAKRGGADRLELCADLIIGGTTPSPALLRQVKAETGLPVRALLRPRFGDFCYDRYELAQMAECAAELVSAGADGIVTGVLTPAGTLDTDALRPIYAAARQAAEKAHRTVDCTLHRAFDVCCDPFAALEAAKQLGLATILTSGQAASAPQGAALLRQLVDAAGQEVEILVGAGVSAANIPALAAQTGARAFHLSGKQVLDSRMTFRREGVPMGLPGFSEFEIWQTSEANIRAARTALDAL; this is encoded by the coding sequence ATGAATTATACTTTGGAAGTATGCGTAGACAGCACCGCCAGTGCGCTGGCGGCAAAACGCGGCGGCGCTGACCGGCTGGAACTGTGCGCCGACCTGATCATCGGCGGCACCACCCCTTCCCCTGCCCTGCTGCGTCAGGTCAAGGCCGAGACCGGCTTGCCGGTGCGGGCGCTGCTCCGTCCCCGCTTTGGCGATTTTTGCTACGACCGCTACGAGCTGGCACAGATGGCTGAGTGCGCCGCCGAGCTGGTCTCTGCCGGTGCAGACGGCATCGTGACCGGCGTGCTGACCCCGGCGGGCACGCTGGACACCGATGCCCTGCGCCCCATCTACGCCGCAGCCCGGCAGGCGGCAGAAAAAGCCCACCGCACCGTGGACTGCACCCTGCACCGCGCCTTTGATGTCTGCTGCGACCCCTTTGCCGCGCTGGAAGCTGCAAAGCAGCTGGGGCTTGCCACCATCTTGACCAGCGGACAGGCCGCAAGCGCCCCGCAGGGTGCTGCCCTGCTGCGGCAGTTGGTAGATGCTGCCGGGCAGGAAGTGGAAATATTGGTGGGCGCAGGCGTATCTGCCGCCAACATCCCCGCCCTTGCCGCCCAGACTGGTGCCCGGGCGTTCCACCTTTCCGGCAAGCAGGTGCTGGACAGCCGCATGACCTTCCGGCGGGAGGGTGTGCCCATGGGTCTGCCGGGCTTTTCGGAGTTCGAGATTTGGCAGACCAGCGAAGCAAACATCCGCGCCGCCCGCACCGCATTGGATGCGCTGTAA
- the galT gene encoding UDP-glucose--hexose-1-phosphate uridylyltransferase — protein sequence MISTAIQQLVNYGLDTGLILPDDEIYIRNQLLMTMQLDDFTAPEGEVCYTDLESILKTLVDDAVARGVCADNSTARDLFDTKLMGVLTPRPSIVRANFEERYENEGPQAATDWFYKFSQDTDYIRRYRIKRDLKWVTKTEYGDLDITINLSKPEKDPKAIAAAKLAPQSAYPKCQLCVENEGYAGRMNHPARENHRIIPLTINDSAWNLQYSPYVYYNEHCIVFNNQHTPMKIERATFRKLLDFVGLFPHYFVGSNADLPIVGGSILSHDHFQGGHYEFAMAKAPIEKAWVFPGFEDVEAGIVHWPMSCIRLTCADDARLVELADKLLTAWRGYTDESCFIFAETDGEPHNTITPIARMRDGKYQLDLVLRNNITTPEHPLGVYHPHAKLHHIKKENIGLIEVMGLAVLPSRLKQELFDLADVLVAHLPAAEYPEALQKHAEWAGEILAKHPELNADNVHTILQDEVGHVFAQVLADAGVYKLDEAGRAGFVRFLESV from the coding sequence GTGATCTCCACCGCTATCCAGCAGCTCGTGAACTACGGGCTGGACACCGGGCTGATCCTGCCCGATGACGAGATCTATATCCGCAACCAGCTGCTGATGACCATGCAGCTGGACGACTTTACTGCCCCGGAGGGCGAGGTGTGCTATACCGATCTGGAAAGCATCCTTAAGACTCTCGTGGACGATGCCGTTGCCCGCGGCGTGTGCGCGGACAACTCCACCGCACGCGACCTGTTCGATACCAAGCTGATGGGCGTGCTGACCCCGCGCCCCAGCATCGTGCGCGCAAACTTTGAGGAGCGGTACGAGAACGAAGGCCCGCAGGCCGCTACCGACTGGTTCTACAAGTTCAGTCAGGACACCGACTATATCCGTCGCTACCGCATCAAGCGCGACCTGAAATGGGTCACCAAGACCGAATACGGTGACTTGGATATCACCATCAATCTGTCCAAGCCGGAAAAGGACCCCAAGGCCATTGCCGCCGCAAAGCTTGCGCCCCAGAGCGCCTACCCCAAGTGCCAGCTGTGCGTGGAGAACGAGGGCTACGCCGGCCGCATGAACCACCCCGCGCGCGAAAACCACCGCATCATCCCGCTGACCATCAACGACAGCGCGTGGAATTTGCAGTACAGCCCCTACGTTTACTACAACGAGCACTGCATCGTGTTCAATAACCAGCACACCCCTATGAAAATCGAACGGGCGACCTTCCGCAAGCTGCTGGATTTTGTAGGTCTGTTCCCCCACTACTTTGTGGGCAGCAACGCTGACCTGCCCATCGTGGGCGGCAGCATCCTGAGCCACGACCACTTCCAGGGCGGTCACTACGAATTTGCCATGGCCAAAGCTCCCATTGAAAAGGCTTGGGTGTTCCCCGGCTTTGAGGATGTGGAGGCCGGCATCGTGCACTGGCCCATGAGCTGCATCCGCCTGACCTGTGCGGATGATGCACGCCTTGTAGAGCTGGCCGATAAGCTTCTGACCGCTTGGCGCGGCTACACCGACGAGAGCTGCTTTATCTTTGCCGAGACCGACGGCGAACCCCACAACACCATCACCCCCATTGCCCGGATGCGGGACGGCAAGTATCAGCTGGACCTCGTGCTGCGCAACAACATCACCACCCCGGAGCATCCGCTGGGTGTGTACCACCCCCATGCCAAGCTGCACCACATCAAAAAAGAGAACATCGGCCTGATCGAAGTGATGGGTCTGGCTGTGCTGCCCAGCCGCCTGAAGCAGGAGCTGTTCGACCTTGCAGATGTGCTGGTGGCGCACCTGCCCGCCGCAGAGTACCCCGAAGCCCTGCAAAAGCACGCCGAGTGGGCCGGGGAGATTCTTGCAAAGCACCCGGAGCTGAACGCAGATAACGTCCACACCATCCTACAGGACGAGGTGGGTCATGTGTTCGCACAGGTGCTGGCAGATGCCGGTGTGTACAAGCTGGATGAAGCAGGCCGCGCCGGTTTTGTCCGCTTCCTTGAAAGCGTATAA
- a CDS encoding galactokinase — MMKSISTWKQELTEGAHAARLAALYCCTPEETPAQAARYAAVLDGLETTFGAHTEAGLYSAPGRTEIGGNHTDHQHGRVLAGSVNIDMIAAAAPNSLNQLRVQSEGYDLCVIDLDDLTARKEEENTTASLLRGECEAFRQRGAKLSGLDVYISSNVPKGSGVSSSAAFEVLVGVILNDCFMAEKVSPIAIAQIGQWAENVYFGKPCGLMDQMASSVGNIITIDFADKANPDVEPVQVDFSKAGLALCILDSGADHADLTDEYAAIPNECRAVAAVCGGEVLRDVPFETFLANVPACRKQCGDRAVLRAFHFYADNDRVPQQVAALREGDFDAFLQMVTASGDSSWEYLQNVIPAGYKEHQEVAVTIAAAKHYLGGKGAVRVHGGGFAGTVQAFVPVEMLADFKTNMEKILGAGRCHVLSIRPEGGAVL, encoded by the coding sequence ATGATGAAGTCCATTTCCACCTGGAAGCAGGAGCTGACCGAGGGCGCACACGCTGCGCGTCTGGCTGCGCTGTACTGCTGCACCCCCGAGGAAACTCCTGCACAGGCAGCCCGCTATGCGGCTGTTCTGGACGGGTTAGAGACCACCTTTGGCGCACATACCGAGGCCGGTCTGTATAGTGCCCCCGGCCGCACCGAGATCGGCGGCAACCACACCGACCACCAGCATGGCCGTGTGCTGGCAGGCAGCGTGAACATTGATATGATCGCTGCTGCCGCTCCCAACAGCCTGAACCAGCTGCGCGTGCAGAGCGAGGGCTACGACCTGTGCGTTATCGACCTTGATGACCTGACTGCCCGCAAGGAGGAAGAGAACACCACTGCTTCCCTACTGCGCGGCGAGTGCGAGGCTTTCCGTCAGCGTGGCGCAAAGCTGTCCGGCCTGGACGTGTACATCTCCTCTAACGTGCCCAAGGGCAGCGGCGTTTCTTCCTCTGCCGCCTTTGAGGTGCTGGTCGGCGTGATCCTGAACGACTGCTTCATGGCAGAAAAGGTCTCCCCCATCGCCATTGCGCAGATCGGCCAGTGGGCAGAGAACGTCTACTTTGGCAAGCCCTGCGGCCTGATGGATCAGATGGCCTCCAGCGTGGGCAACATTATCACCATCGACTTTGCCGACAAGGCAAACCCCGACGTGGAGCCGGTGCAGGTGGACTTTTCCAAGGCCGGTCTGGCGCTGTGCATTCTGGACTCCGGTGCAGACCATGCCGACCTGACCGATGAGTACGCCGCCATCCCCAACGAGTGCCGCGCTGTGGCCGCTGTGTGCGGCGGCGAAGTGCTGCGGGACGTACCCTTTGAGACCTTCCTTGCAAATGTCCCGGCCTGCCGCAAGCAGTGCGGCGACCGCGCTGTGCTGCGCGCCTTCCACTTCTACGCCGACAACGACCGCGTACCCCAGCAGGTAGCTGCCCTGCGCGAGGGCGACTTTGACGCCTTTTTGCAGATGGTGACTGCCTCCGGCGACAGCAGCTGGGAGTATCTGCAGAATGTGATCCCCGCCGGGTACAAGGAGCATCAGGAGGTAGCTGTAACCATCGCCGCTGCCAAGCACTATCTGGGCGGCAAGGGCGCTGTACGCGTGCACGGCGGCGGTTTTGCCGGTACGGTGCAGGCCTTTGTGCCGGTGGAGATGCTGGCAGACTTTAAGACCAACATGGAGAAGATCCTCGGCGCTGGCCGCTGCCATGTGCTGAGCATCCGTCCCGAAGGAGGTGCTGTGCTGTGA
- a CDS encoding 5-bromo-4-chloroindolyl phosphate hydrolysis family protein yields MEPRKHYFAKIPTIAIFIVMAMSGPLGVLLFILKGIDQKVQKEEQEAARAQGNYRADLGPEPDRKSAPVYGHDVPTAEQKSAKQWHKNIAALCTIMGAVFLFAGVMDAVDIIGAWQVLPDPGELFSNIAMAIGGGGALLTGLRMKSTRKLERLLDKVVGERDNISLPELFAAAGVDAARGRTAVKSAIEHGYFGADAYIDNRTDTLVVRGAAPQPKKPAPAPAPKAQPAAEDEYAALLRQLREVNNAIPDPVMSQKISRLEEVSGRIFALAQKDPDKKAQLQKFMNYYLPTALKLLNTYASLSGQAVEGTNITEAKHSIERSMDLLVTAFENQLDKLFQADALDVNADIAALEGMLNLDGLTGSEFTR; encoded by the coding sequence ATGGAGCCGAGAAAACATTATTTTGCAAAGATCCCCACTATTGCCATCTTTATCGTCATGGCGATGTCCGGGCCGTTGGGGGTGCTGCTGTTCATCCTGAAGGGCATCGACCAGAAGGTGCAGAAGGAGGAGCAGGAAGCCGCCCGCGCCCAGGGTAATTACCGCGCTGACCTTGGGCCGGAGCCTGACCGGAAGAGCGCACCCGTCTACGGCCACGATGTCCCCACGGCAGAGCAGAAAAGCGCCAAACAGTGGCACAAGAATATTGCCGCCCTCTGCACCATTATGGGTGCCGTTTTCCTGTTTGCCGGGGTGATGGATGCGGTGGATATCATTGGTGCATGGCAGGTGCTGCCCGACCCCGGGGAGCTGTTTTCCAATATTGCCATGGCCATTGGCGGCGGCGGTGCGCTGCTGACCGGCCTGCGGATGAAGAGCACCCGCAAGCTGGAACGGCTGCTGGATAAAGTAGTGGGCGAGCGGGATAACATCTCTTTGCCGGAGTTGTTTGCCGCCGCCGGGGTGGACGCTGCCCGGGGGCGCACTGCGGTAAAAAGCGCCATCGAGCACGGATACTTCGGCGCGGATGCCTACATTGACAACCGCACCGACACGCTGGTGGTGCGGGGCGCGGCACCGCAGCCGAAAAAGCCCGCACCCGCTCCGGCACCTAAAGCTCAGCCCGCCGCAGAGGACGAGTACGCTGCCCTGCTGCGCCAGCTGCGGGAGGTGAACAATGCCATCCCCGACCCGGTGATGAGCCAGAAGATCTCCCGGCTGGAAGAGGTCAGCGGGCGTATCTTTGCGCTGGCGCAAAAGGACCCGGACAAAAAAGCGCAGCTGCAAAAGTTTATGAACTACTATCTGCCCACTGCACTCAAGCTGTTGAACACCTACGCCAGCCTTTCCGGGCAGGCAGTGGAGGGCACGAACATTACCGAGGCCAAGCACAGCATTGAACGCAGCATGGATCTGCTGGTGACCGCCTTTGAAAACCAGCTGGACAAGCTGTTCCAAGCCGATGCGCTGGACGTGAACGCCGACATTGCCGCATTGGAAGGAATGCTGAACCTTGACGGACTGACCGGCAGCGAATTTACCCGCTAA
- the htpG gene encoding molecular chaperone HtpG, with the protein MAKKEFQAESKKLMDMMINSIYTNKEIFLRELISNASDAIDKLYYKSLTDTSVGMNKGDFRILITRDKENRILTVEDNGIGMTKEELEQNLGTIAHSGSLDFKKDNRDENIDIIGQFGVGFYSAFMVADKLTVISKAYGSDEAWQWESSGVDGYEMTPAQKDTVGTQIILHIKPDTDTEKYDNFLDEYGIVAIVKKYSDYVRYPIQMEREKSRQKPEPDPKPEDYKPEWETYTELETLNSMIPIWKKQKSEVTDEEYNSFYKDKFGDYADPARVIVSRTEGTANYNALLFVPSHRPYDFYTKDYEKGLALYASGVLIMEKCADLLPDYFSFVKGIVDSQDLSLNISREMLQKDSQLKLIHNALEKKIKNELHAMLNNDRAKYEEFWKEFGRQIKFGAYSDYGMHAELLRDLLLFWSAKEQKMVTLQEYIDKMPAEQKYIYFAAGDSTDRLAKLPSAELVLDKGFDVLLLTEDVDEFCLQILHSYPRKDAEGKDGTVEFKNVNSGDLGLESEEEKKAAEDATAENKALFDAMKDALNGKVKEVKVSTRLKDHPVCLSADGPLSIEMEKVLSKQPGSEGVKSDKVLELNVNHPVFAALKAAQEAGDTEKLNKYSALLYAQAQLIEGLPVDDPAAYAEAVCSLMK; encoded by the coding sequence ATGGCCAAGAAAGAATTTCAGGCAGAAAGCAAAAAACTGATGGACATGATGATCAACTCCATCTATACCAATAAAGAGATCTTCCTGCGGGAGCTGATCTCCAACGCTTCGGACGCCATTGATAAGCTGTACTATAAGAGCCTGACCGACACCTCCGTGGGCATGAACAAGGGCGATTTCCGTATCCTCATCACCCGTGATAAGGAAAACCGCATCCTGACCGTGGAGGATAACGGCATCGGTATGACCAAGGAAGAGCTGGAGCAGAATCTGGGCACCATCGCACACTCCGGTTCTCTGGATTTTAAGAAGGACAACAGGGACGAGAACATTGACATCATCGGTCAGTTCGGCGTGGGCTTCTACTCTGCCTTTATGGTAGCCGATAAACTGACCGTTATCTCCAAGGCTTATGGCTCGGACGAGGCATGGCAGTGGGAGTCCTCCGGTGTGGACGGCTACGAGATGACCCCCGCCCAGAAGGACACCGTGGGCACCCAGATCATTCTGCACATCAAGCCGGATACTGACACCGAGAAATACGATAACTTCCTGGATGAATACGGCATTGTGGCTATCGTGAAGAAGTACAGCGACTATGTGCGCTACCCCATCCAGATGGAGCGCGAAAAGAGCCGTCAGAAGCCGGAACCGGACCCCAAACCTGAGGATTACAAGCCGGAGTGGGAGACCTACACTGAGCTGGAAACTCTGAACAGCATGATCCCCATCTGGAAGAAGCAGAAGAGCGAAGTGACCGACGAGGAGTACAACAGCTTCTACAAGGATAAGTTCGGCGATTATGCCGACCCCGCCCGGGTCATCGTGAGCCGCACCGAGGGCACTGCCAACTACAACGCCCTGCTGTTCGTGCCCAGCCACCGCCCCTACGATTTCTACACCAAGGACTACGAGAAGGGTCTGGCTCTGTACGCTTCCGGCGTGCTGATTATGGAAAAGTGCGCTGACCTGCTGCCGGATTACTTCAGCTTTGTCAAGGGTATCGTGGACAGTCAGGACCTGAGCCTGAACATCAGCCGTGAGATGCTGCAGAAGGACAGCCAGCTGAAGCTGATCCACAACGCACTGGAAAAGAAGATCAAGAACGAGCTGCACGCCATGCTGAACAACGACCGTGCAAAGTACGAGGAGTTCTGGAAGGAGTTCGGCCGTCAGATCAAGTTCGGTGCTTACTCTGACTACGGCATGCACGCCGAGCTGCTGCGCGACCTGCTGCTGTTCTGGTCTGCCAAGGAGCAGAAGATGGTCACCCTGCAGGAGTACATCGACAAGATGCCCGCCGAGCAGAAGTACATCTACTTCGCCGCAGGCGATTCCACCGACCGTCTGGCAAAGCTGCCCTCCGCAGAGCTGGTGCTGGACAAGGGCTTTGACGTACTGCTGCTGACCGAGGACGTGGACGAGTTCTGCCTGCAGATCCTGCACAGCTATCCCCGCAAGGATGCTGAGGGCAAGGATGGCACCGTGGAGTTCAAGAACGTGAACAGCGGTGATCTGGGTCTGGAATCTGAGGAGGAGAAGAAGGCCGCCGAGGATGCCACTGCCGAGAACAAGGCTCTGTTCGACGCCATGAAGGACGCGCTGAACGGCAAGGTGAAGGAGGTCAAGGTCTCCACCCGCCTGAAGGATCACCCCGTCTGCCTGAGCGCTGACGGCCCGCTGTCCATTGAGATGGAGAAGGTGCTGTCCAAGCAGCCCGGCAGCGAGGGTGTGAAGAGCGACAAGGTGCTGGAACTGAACGTGAACCACCCCGTGTTTGCTGCCCTGAAGGCCGCACAGGAGGCCGGTGACACCGAGAAGCTGAACAAGTACAGCGCCCTGCTGTACGCACAGGCACAGCTGATCGAGGGTCTGCCCGTGGACGACCCCGCCGCTTATGCCGAGGCCGTTTGCAGCCTGATGAAGTAA
- a CDS encoding C-GCAxxG-C-C family protein, whose product MSKQGDAAYAWFLKGYNCSQSVVAAFAPQLGLTEEIALRLSAGFGAGIGRMREVCGAFCGVVTVLSMVYADPADPKDKSRMYALVQQAAEQYRARNGGGSIICRELLAKAGAAPTGGTAAEDRTADYYKKRPCPELCRLCADLCTEFIAAHPEGRHGFYKVDA is encoded by the coding sequence ATGTCAAAACAGGGCGATGCCGCCTACGCATGGTTCTTAAAGGGCTACAATTGCAGTCAGAGCGTAGTGGCGGCGTTTGCACCCCAGCTTGGCTTGACCGAGGAGATAGCGCTGCGCCTTTCCGCAGGCTTTGGCGCAGGTATTGGCCGGATGCGGGAGGTGTGCGGGGCGTTCTGCGGCGTGGTGACCGTGCTGAGCATGGTCTATGCCGACCCCGCCGACCCCAAGGATAAATCCCGGATGTACGCGCTGGTGCAGCAGGCGGCAGAACAGTACCGCGCCCGCAACGGCGGCGGCAGCATTATATGCCGGGAACTGCTGGCAAAGGCGGGCGCTGCCCCTACCGGTGGCACGGCGGCAGAGGACCGCACCGCAGATTACTATAAAAAGCGTCCCTGCCCGGAATTATGCCGCCTGTGCGCAGACTTGTGCACAGAATTTATTGCGGCGCACCCGGAGGGACGGCACGGATTTTATAAGGTGGATGCGTAA
- a CDS encoding alpha/beta hydrolase, which yields MQLEQLELTGGGTLTLYLRESVEAMPHFRQRPLVLVVPGGGYNHVSPREGDPVALQFAAAGYHTAVLHYAVGESARDALPMRQLAQAIGLVRQHAEQWNILPDQIALCGFSAGGHLALSGAVWEIPGMADQPRPNALLLAYPVVTAGEYAHRDSFVQLTGTQDVAAHQRFTLEDKITPATPPVFVWHTMEDETVPVENTLLLLNALHKAGVPCEAHLFEKGCHGTSICTPEVDADSAHRHCWVQLAVEWLNDTFSFHA from the coding sequence ATGCAGCTTGAGCAACTGGAACTGACCGGCGGCGGTACGCTGACGCTCTACCTGCGGGAGAGCGTGGAGGCTATGCCGCACTTCCGGCAGCGCCCGCTGGTGCTGGTGGTGCCCGGCGGCGGATATAACCATGTCAGCCCCCGGGAGGGCGACCCTGTGGCGCTGCAATTTGCGGCAGCCGGGTATCACACGGCGGTGCTGCACTACGCAGTAGGGGAGAGTGCCCGGGATGCGCTGCCCATGCGGCAGCTGGCACAGGCCATCGGCCTTGTGCGGCAGCACGCAGAACAGTGGAATATTTTGCCGGATCAGATCGCTTTGTGCGGCTTTTCCGCCGGCGGGCATCTGGCACTGTCCGGTGCGGTGTGGGAGATCCCCGGCATGGCAGACCAGCCGCGGCCCAACGCCCTGCTGCTGGCCTACCCGGTGGTCACCGCCGGGGAATATGCCCACAGGGACAGCTTTGTGCAGCTGACAGGCACGCAGGATGTCGCCGCCCACCAGCGCTTTACGCTGGAGGATAAGATCACCCCGGCCACACCACCGGTGTTCGTCTGGCATACCATGGAGGACGAAACTGTCCCGGTGGAAAACACCTTGCTGCTGCTGAATGCCCTGCACAAGGCAGGCGTGCCGTGCGAAGCACACCTGTTTGAAAAGGGCTGCCACGGCACCAGTATCTGCACCCCGGAGGTGGACGCCGACAGTGCCCACCGCCACTGCTGGGTGCAGCTTGCGGTGGAATGGCTGAACGATACCTTTTCCTTCCACGCCTGA
- a CDS encoding HD domain-containing protein: MQLSVTERERLYAILEKYDQNPKVQQMREFIQHGDVTTYQHCKNVVLVSCWLNHRLHLGADETSLAVGAFLHDFYLYDWHKKGTFHGIRRLFEMHGFSHPGCACVNAEQVFHITKKEQSIISSHMWPLTFRHVPSCREAIIVCLADKYCAVVESMFKRSRVAAAKNADGEYDEW; this comes from the coding sequence ATGCAGCTTTCTGTTACGGAACGCGAACGGCTTTATGCCATTCTGGAAAAATATGATCAGAACCCCAAGGTGCAGCAGATGCGAGAGTTCATCCAGCACGGGGATGTTACCACCTATCAGCACTGCAAAAACGTGGTGCTGGTCAGTTGCTGGCTGAACCACCGCCTGCATCTGGGCGCAGACGAGACCTCGCTGGCTGTCGGTGCTTTCCTGCACGATTTTTACCTGTATGACTGGCACAAAAAGGGTACCTTCCACGGCATCCGCCGCCTGTTCGAGATGCACGGCTTCTCCCACCCGGGCTGCGCCTGCGTCAATGCAGAACAGGTGTTCCATATCACCAAAAAGGAACAGAGCATCATTTCCAGCCACATGTGGCCGCTGACCTTCCGTCATGTGCCCAGCTGCCGCGAGGCCATCATCGTCTGCCTTGCCGATAAATACTGCGCTGTGGTGGAAAGCATGTTCAAGCGCAGCCGCGTGGCTGCCGCCAAAAATGCCGACGGCGAATACGACGAGTGGTAA
- a CDS encoding GNAT family N-acetyltransferase produces MDKIIIRPMTPEDWSAVSRIYVEGIATEYATFQTECPPYTAWDASHTKECRLVILSGGVLAGWCALHRVDPRWCYRGVAEVSIYVGEQFRGHGLGFRLLSALCAAAEKAGYWTLQSTVLQDNAASRALHAKCGFRLVGRRERIARDCHGRWLDTYLMERRAAADEPEGFKKL; encoded by the coding sequence ATGGATAAGATCATCATCCGGCCTATGACGCCGGAGGACTGGAGCGCAGTCTCCAGAATCTATGTTGAGGGCATCGCTACGGAATACGCCACCTTCCAGACCGAATGCCCGCCCTACACCGCGTGGGACGCTTCCCACACAAAGGAGTGCCGCTTGGTCATCCTTTCCGGCGGGGTGCTGGCGGGGTGGTGCGCCTTGCACCGGGTAGACCCCCGCTGGTGCTACCGGGGCGTAGCCGAGGTAAGCATCTATGTAGGCGAGCAGTTCCGGGGGCACGGGCTGGGCTTTCGGCTTTTGAGCGCCCTGTGCGCTGCTGCCGAAAAGGCCGGGTACTGGACGCTGCAATCCACCGTTTTACAGGATAACGCCGCCAGCCGTGCCCTGCACGCCAAGTGCGGTTTCCGGCTGGTGGGACGCCGGGAACGCATTGCACGGGACTGTCACGGCCGCTGGCTGGACACCTACCTGATGGAGCGCCGCGCCGCCGCAGACGAACCGGAGGGGTTCAAAAAGCTGTAA
- a CDS encoding alpha/beta hydrolase, whose product MKKTVHVLLCMVWLVLCAALSAFGAESAPHVTAETTMAQLRANPAIQGTGYYTYCREMTPLMVERWKNKTLHDYFGNTDRESGIAALNLIIDNYNKGVKVTYQVYTPEEIEQNSSLGCVQLFYYPAETPNAKTAIVIPGNALTMTSEMGEGGSTAYELHKRGYAVFVLRYRTFLDLGNNAPLQDLARAVQLVTSLDEELSIQTQDYALVGYSSGGQLAGVFANKERGYGHYGVARPGALLLGYSVVNFSEVKIAYQAFMDTGNYGWHYYCSSVADLITDDYPPVFFWYGKDDKVLPWMINQVQGPALQAALEAHKVPYVVKVFESAPHCIGVGDTTDAEGWLTEAVAFWEQQTAA is encoded by the coding sequence ATGAAGAAAACTGTACATGTGCTGCTGTGTATGGTATGGCTTGTGCTTTGTGCGGCGCTGTCTGCCTTTGGCGCAGAGAGCGCACCCCATGTTACTGCGGAAACTACGATGGCACAGCTGCGCGCGAACCCGGCGATCCAAGGGACCGGCTATTATACATATTGCCGCGAGATGACACCGCTGATGGTGGAGCGATGGAAAAACAAGACTCTGCACGATTATTTTGGCAATACCGACCGGGAATCCGGCATTGCTGCGCTGAACCTTATCATTGATAACTATAACAAGGGCGTCAAGGTCACCTATCAGGTCTACACCCCGGAAGAGATCGAGCAGAATTCCAGTCTGGGCTGTGTGCAGTTGTTCTATTACCCGGCAGAGACGCCCAACGCCAAAACGGCTATCGTGATCCCCGGCAATGCCCTGACCATGACCTCCGAGATGGGCGAGGGCGGCTCCACCGCCTACGAGCTGCATAAACGGGGCTATGCTGTGTTCGTGCTGCGCTACCGCACCTTCTTGGATCTGGGCAATAACGCCCCGCTTCAGGATCTGGCACGGGCGGTGCAGCTGGTGACGAGCCTTGACGAGGAGCTTTCCATCCAGACACAGGACTATGCGCTGGTAGGCTACTCCTCCGGTGGTCAGCTTGCGGGTGTGTTTGCGAACAAGGAGCGCGGCTACGGCCATTACGGCGTTGCAAGACCCGGCGCATTGCTGCTGGGTTATTCAGTTGTGAACTTTTCAGAGGTAAAGATCGCGTATCAGGCGTTTATGGATACCGGCAACTATGGATGGCACTATTACTGCTCCAGTGTGGCAGATCTTATCACGGATGATTATCCGCCGGTATTTTTCTGGTACGGGAAGGATGACAAGGTGCTGCCATGGATGATCAATCAGGTGCAGGGCCCGGCGCTGCAAGCAGCGCTGGAAGCTCATAAGGTGCCTTATGTTGTAAAAGTGTTTGAGTCTGCACCCCATTGCATCGGGGTAGGCGATACCACCGATGCCGAGGGCTGGCTGACGGAAGCCGTAGCTTTCTGGGAGCAGCAGACCGCTGCCTGA